Proteins co-encoded in one Dehalogenimonas sp. WBC-2 genomic window:
- a CDS encoding nitrogen regulatory protein P-II, producing MKEITAIIRINKINATKKALVDIDIPSLTARKVVGRGKGNVDFRMIKGAMEGHDEAIAQLGWGPRLIPKRMITLVVPDDRAQEVIKTIIAVNQSGNAGDGKIFVSSISDAVRVRTGEQGESAIL from the coding sequence GAAATAACCGCGATAATTCGTATCAATAAAATAAATGCGACCAAAAAAGCCTTGGTTGACATAGATATCCCGAGCCTCACCGCCCGAAAAGTTGTCGGACGAGGCAAAGGTAACGTTGACTTCAGGATGATAAAAGGAGCCATGGAAGGGCACGACGAAGCGATAGCTCAGTTGGGCTGGGGGCCTCGTCTGATACCAAAACGCATGATTACATTGGTTGTACCAGACGACCGAGCACAGGAAGTTATTAAAACAATCATCGCCGTTAACCAGTCCGGTAATGCGGGCGATGGGAAGATCTTCGTCAGCTCAATATCAGATGCTGTTCGAGTTAGAACCGGTGAACAAGGTGAATCGGCAATTCTTTAG
- a CDS encoding nitrogenase (molybdenum-iron) alpha chain, translating to MDNVSSKNNNFNPTAVKDELLKIYPVKVLRKRSKSIVINDNEATPEIQANVRTIPGIISQRGCSYAGCKGVVLGPTRDIVNLTHGPIGCGFYSWLTRRNQTRPPTDSSENYMPYCFSTDMQENEIVFGGEKKLRMAIQEAYDLFHPKAIGIFSTCPVGLIGDDVHAVAREMSATLGINIFGFSCEGYKGVSQSAGHHIANNQLFKHVIGKNDQKHEGKFKINLLGEYNIGGDAFVIEELLKRCGITLVTTFSGNSTYDQFANSHMADLNAVMCHRSINYVADMIEKKFGIPWIKVNFIGAAATAKALRKIAAYFGDAELINRVEHVIADELEAVRLAQEDVRTRCAGKRAMLFVGGSRAHHYQELFKEIGMEVVAAGYEFGHRDDYEGRAVLPTIKVDADSRNIEELDVEADPLRYEPRRTVEQIETLTNSGMEFKDYDGLMNDMAEGSLVIDDISHSEMEQLIDIYKPSVFCAGIKEKYAVQKMGVPCKQLHSYDYGGPYAGFEGAINYYREIDRIVNSRVWALIKAPWQKYPELQACYTTA from the coding sequence ATGGATAATGTCTCTTCCAAAAATAATAATTTTAACCCGACTGCCGTCAAAGACGAACTGCTTAAAATTTACCCTGTCAAAGTCTTGCGCAAACGTTCAAAATCAATCGTAATAAACGATAATGAAGCCACTCCCGAAATACAGGCCAATGTACGCACGATACCCGGAATCATCAGTCAGCGGGGTTGTAGTTATGCCGGCTGTAAGGGAGTCGTTCTGGGACCCACTCGTGATATTGTTAATCTCACCCATGGTCCGATAGGTTGCGGTTTTTACAGTTGGTTGACTCGCCGCAATCAAACGCGCCCACCAACCGATTCATCGGAAAATTATATGCCATATTGCTTTTCAACCGATATGCAGGAGAACGAAATCGTCTTCGGCGGGGAGAAAAAGCTTCGTATGGCAATCCAGGAAGCCTATGACCTTTTCCACCCCAAGGCGATCGGTATTTTTTCGACTTGCCCTGTCGGCCTTATCGGTGACGATGTTCACGCCGTTGCCCGGGAAATGTCTGCAACTTTGGGAATCAATATCTTCGGGTTTAGTTGTGAAGGATATAAGGGTGTCAGTCAGTCAGCTGGTCATCACATCGCCAATAATCAACTATTCAAACACGTCATCGGAAAAAACGATCAGAAACATGAGGGTAAATTCAAGATCAATCTGTTAGGCGAGTATAACATCGGCGGAGACGCATTTGTTATTGAGGAACTGCTTAAACGTTGCGGCATCACTCTGGTTACAACTTTCAGCGGTAATTCAACTTACGATCAGTTCGCCAATTCACATATGGCAGACTTGAACGCAGTAATGTGCCATAGATCAATAAATTATGTCGCGGATATGATCGAGAAAAAATTCGGTATTCCCTGGATAAAGGTTAATTTCATCGGCGCGGCCGCTACTGCCAAGGCCTTACGTAAGATTGCTGCGTATTTCGGCGATGCTGAATTAATAAATCGAGTCGAACATGTTATTGCCGATGAATTAGAGGCAGTCAGGTTAGCTCAGGAGGATGTCCGCACTCGTTGTGCTGGCAAACGGGCCATGCTTTTCGTAGGGGGTTCACGAGCACATCATTATCAGGAACTATTTAAAGAAATAGGCATGGAAGTTGTTGCGGCGGGTTATGAGTTCGGCCACCGTGATGACTATGAAGGCAGAGCCGTCCTTCCAACCATCAAGGTTGATGCCGACAGTCGAAATATCGAAGAACTGGACGTTGAAGCTGATCCCTTACGCTATGAACCGCGACGAACGGTGGAGCAGATTGAAACCCTGACCAATTCTGGCATGGAATTCAAGGATTACGATGGGCTGATGAACGATATGGCAGAAGGGTCTCTGGTTATTGACGACATCAGCCACTCTGAAATGGAACAATTGATAGATATCTATAAACCAAGTGTCTTCTGCGCTGGCATCAAGGAGAAATATGCCGTACAGAAAATGGGAGTCCCTTGCAAACAATTGCACAGCTATGACTACGGTGGCCCCTATGCTGGCTTTGAAGGTGCCATCAACTACTATCGGGAGATTGATCGCATCGTAAATTCCAGAGTTTGGGCACTGATTAAAGCACCGTGGCAAAAATACCCCGAGTTGCAAGCCTGCTATACCACAGCTTAG
- a CDS encoding nitrogenase molybdenumiron beta chain — MLLRHTPEKITDRNSLTINPAKTCQPIGAMYAALGIHGCLPHSHGSQGCCAYHRSTLTRHYKEPVMAATSAFTEGSAVFGGQANLIEAFQNIFKIYNPDIIAVHTTCLSETIGDDVGQIVRAAHDDGKIPTGKHVIHCNTPSYVGSHVTGFSNMVKGMVNYFAESSGRRNGRINIIPGWVEPSDMREIRRLVKEMGINPIIFPDTSGVLDAPQTGKHIFYPKGGTTVSDLKNTGDSRFTIALGEVASKAAGEALTAKCQVPCHTLDLPIGLEATDRFIDMISKLACVEVPGSINEERGQLVDVITDMQQYLYGKKVALFGDPDQLISLTEFLISIDMRPTHIVTGTPYKGFEERIRSITKDVVPDINIKNGQCADMFLLHQWIKNDPVDLLIGNTYGKYIARDEDIPLIRFGFPIMDRIGHTYFPSVGYKGALRLLEKILSAFMDRQDRDSKEESFELVM, encoded by the coding sequence ATGCTGCTTAGACATACTCCTGAAAAGATTACCGACCGGAATTCCCTAACAATTAATCCGGCAAAAACCTGCCAACCTATCGGGGCAATGTATGCAGCCCTTGGGATTCATGGCTGTTTGCCTCACAGCCACGGGTCCCAGGGATGTTGCGCCTACCATCGTAGCACACTGACCCGGCATTACAAGGAACCGGTTATGGCTGCCACAAGTGCCTTTACTGAAGGTTCTGCCGTTTTCGGCGGGCAGGCTAATCTGATCGAAGCGTTTCAGAACATCTTCAAGATCTATAACCCCGATATCATTGCCGTCCATACAACCTGTTTATCTGAAACTATCGGAGACGATGTAGGCCAGATTGTCAGGGCCGCCCATGACGATGGAAAAATCCCAACTGGTAAGCATGTTATCCACTGCAACACCCCCAGCTATGTAGGATCCCATGTCACCGGGTTTTCCAATATGGTCAAGGGAATGGTGAACTATTTCGCCGAATCCAGTGGCAGAAGAAACGGGCGTATCAACATCATCCCCGGTTGGGTTGAGCCATCAGATATGCGTGAAATCAGACGCCTGGTCAAAGAAATGGGGATAAACCCGATTATTTTCCCGGATACCTCCGGGGTTCTAGACGCGCCTCAAACCGGTAAGCATATCTTTTACCCTAAAGGAGGGACGACAGTCAGCGATCTGAAGAATACCGGCGACAGTAGGTTCACCATTGCACTCGGTGAAGTCGCCTCAAAAGCTGCTGGTGAGGCTCTTACGGCTAAATGTCAGGTTCCTTGCCATACACTGGATCTTCCCATCGGATTGGAGGCCACCGACCGATTCATTGACATGATAAGCAAATTAGCATGTGTCGAAGTCCCGGGATCGATTAATGAAGAACGGGGACAACTGGTGGATGTCATCACCGACATGCAGCAGTACCTGTACGGTAAAAAAGTCGCTTTATTTGGCGACCCTGATCAACTTATCTCTTTGACCGAATTCCTCATCAGTATCGATATGAGGCCTACTCACATCGTAACGGGAACCCCCTACAAGGGGTTCGAAGAACGCATCAGATCGATAACCAAAGATGTCGTCCCTGATATTAATATCAAGAATGGTCAGTGCGCTGATATGTTCCTGCTCCACCAATGGATAAAAAATGATCCGGTCGACCTGCTGATCGGCAATACGTATGGCAAGTATATCGCCCGTGATGAAGATATTCCTCTTATTAGATTCGGATTCCCGATTATGGATCGGATAGGACACACCTACTTCCCTTCTGTCGGTTATAAGGGGGCGCTGCGCCTCTTGGAAAAGATTTTATCGGCGTTCATGGATAGACAGGATCGGGACTCTAAAGAAGAGTCCTTCGAACTGGTAATGTAG